A window from Acidithiobacillus sp. encodes these proteins:
- a CDS encoding GNAT family acetyltransferase produces MLTIREYNNSTDRAEVIALWRQVFGYETAHNDPALAIDKKVAVKDGLFHVAAEQSAIVGTIMAGYDGHRGWLYAVAVHPERRRTGLGAELVRFAEAALARAGCMKINLQLLASNEATAAFYKSLGYSVEPRVSMGKVLHVNGPEAVWPNE; encoded by the coding sequence ATGCTCACCATCCGCGAGTACAACAATTCAACAGACCGGGCCGAAGTGATCGCACTTTGGCGCCAGGTATTCGGCTACGAAACGGCGCACAACGATCCGGCGTTGGCAATCGACAAGAAGGTTGCCGTCAAAGACGGTCTGTTCCACGTTGCTGCCGAACAATCGGCAATCGTCGGCACAATCATGGCCGGCTACGATGGTCACCGAGGGTGGCTCTACGCCGTCGCTGTTCATCCTGAGCGTCGCCGCACAGGGTTAGGCGCTGAACTGGTCCGCTTTGCGGAAGCGGCACTTGCGAGAGCCGGTTGCATGAAGATCAATCTCCAACTACTTGCATCCAATGAGGCCACTGCGGCCTTCTACAAGTCTCTGGGCTATTCGGTTGAACCTCGAGTGAGCATGGGCAAGGTGCTGCATGTCAATGGCCCGGAAGCAGTGTGGCCTAACGAATAA